A genomic region of Planococcus kocurii contains the following coding sequences:
- the fliI gene encoding flagellar protein export ATPase FliI, with product MNLWEDEYLELLSDIEPIKKHGKVIQVIGLTIESRGPNAKIGELCLLYPNRNEPPIEAEVVGFKENRIMLMPLQDLSQVGPGCLVVATGGPLQIKVGPSILGKVLDGTGMPLDESLLPRGLKKYSTNNAPPNPLKRPRIDKPLEVGVRAIDGLLTVGQGQRIGVFAGSGVGKSTLMGMIARNTEADINVIALVGERGREVRDFIERDLGPEGLKKSVVVAATSDQTPMQRIKAALTATAIAEYFRDQGKNVMLMMDSVTRFAMAQREVGLAVGEPPTSKGYTPSVFALLPKLLERSGTSSKGTITAFYTVLVDGDDMNEPIADAVRGILDGHIVLDRKIAQKGQFPAINVMASVSRVMHEVVSEEHQQAARDFKRLLAAYETSEDLINIGAYKSGANKEIDDAIRAYPLIREYLQQDIYEKAKIEESVERLSAQFGGI from the coding sequence ATGAACTTGTGGGAAGATGAATACCTGGAATTGCTGAGTGACATTGAACCGATCAAAAAGCACGGGAAAGTGATTCAAGTAATTGGTTTGACGATTGAATCACGAGGACCTAATGCAAAAATTGGTGAATTGTGTTTGCTTTACCCAAATCGCAACGAGCCACCGATTGAAGCCGAAGTTGTTGGATTTAAAGAAAACAGAATCATGCTCATGCCACTTCAGGATCTTTCGCAAGTTGGACCCGGTTGTTTAGTCGTCGCCACGGGAGGGCCACTGCAGATTAAAGTGGGGCCTTCTATTTTAGGGAAAGTTTTGGACGGAACGGGGATGCCACTTGATGAAAGCTTATTGCCTCGGGGGTTGAAAAAATATTCTACTAATAATGCCCCGCCGAACCCGTTAAAGCGCCCGAGAATCGATAAACCTTTAGAAGTCGGAGTTCGTGCCATTGACGGTTTGCTAACTGTTGGCCAAGGTCAACGCATTGGGGTATTTGCCGGAAGTGGTGTTGGGAAAAGTACGTTGATGGGCATGATTGCTCGCAATACAGAAGCAGATATTAATGTCATTGCGCTCGTTGGAGAACGTGGCCGTGAAGTTCGTGACTTTATTGAACGTGATTTAGGTCCTGAAGGGCTGAAGAAATCCGTCGTCGTCGCAGCAACCTCCGATCAAACACCCATGCAGCGCATTAAAGCCGCACTAACCGCAACAGCGATTGCTGAATATTTCCGGGACCAAGGAAAAAACGTCATGTTGATGATGGATTCGGTGACGCGTTTTGCGATGGCACAACGTGAAGTGGGGCTCGCAGTAGGCGAACCACCAACGAGTAAAGGCTATACCCCAAGCGTTTTTGCATTGTTACCGAAATTACTCGAACGCTCGGGTACTTCCAGTAAAGGGACGATCACCGCTTTTTATACTGTTTTAGTAGATGGAGACGATATGAACGAACCGATTGCCGATGCGGTGCGCGGAATTTTAGATGGACATATTGTGTTGGACCGAAAAATTGCTCAAAAAGGTCAATTTCCAGCGATCAATGTAATGGCGAGTGTTAGCCGGGTGATGCACGAAGTGGTATCAGAAGAACATCAACAAGCCGCACGAGATTTCAAACGTCTGTTAGCAGCTTACGAGACTTCTGAAGATCTGATTAATATCGGAGCCTACAAGAGTGGTGCAAATAAAGAGATTGATGACGCCATTCGAGCGTATCCATTGATCCGAGAATATTTGCAGCAAGACATTTACGAGAAAGCCAAAATAGAAGAAAGTGTTGAACGGCTATCCGCACAATTTGGAGGGATTTAA
- a CDS encoding flagellar hook-length control protein FliK, with product MEALKPTFQQTISPVTKTTSKPVVNQAAFASLLESLALPPVSEPQAPTENLLENVESVLASLQELLVEEPTTEQQEIQYAILQLQQLQADNKPTGLAAPGQVAANASEDPSQLVPLLQKIQQQLQILVEQSAGETVKSLMLNEVEGKANKTSVNGLTQLSKQLDDLLGMLEKQQALITTSLQLKPVIASSEESRAVKDIPTLVGELLKPVSNSSKVSVEMQEALKELEAGEGKVVPKLQSGEELQTPKESIEVKATPDLAAQPLTMTADAGKVAGTLVKAEASLQPVPLVRLPNLLEDLGGMLKNSMRLVDGQEGMKMRVNIFPEHLGHLEILLTSTNGKLAAQIMASTPMAKEAIELQLNQLRTSLIQQGVEVEKIEVLEQSPQQPFNQQQPHAEQRFTQQQSKNSRSGHSYFQSEEDVVKETTKRLPEGLPKVDYTV from the coding sequence ATGGAAGCTTTAAAGCCGACGTTTCAACAAACCATTAGCCCTGTCACAAAAACAACTTCGAAACCTGTTGTGAATCAAGCGGCATTTGCTTCTTTACTGGAATCATTGGCACTTCCACCTGTTAGCGAACCACAAGCACCTACAGAAAACCTGTTGGAAAACGTGGAATCTGTGCTAGCGTCTTTACAAGAACTACTAGTTGAAGAGCCAACAACTGAGCAGCAGGAAATTCAATACGCCATTCTGCAGTTGCAGCAACTGCAGGCTGACAACAAGCCAACTGGTTTGGCAGCGCCCGGTCAGGTAGCTGCGAATGCATCAGAAGATCCTAGTCAACTCGTTCCACTGCTTCAGAAAATACAACAGCAGCTCCAAATTTTAGTCGAACAATCAGCTGGAGAAACTGTGAAATCCCTGATGCTGAACGAGGTAGAAGGAAAAGCGAATAAGACAAGCGTTAATGGCCTAACACAACTTTCTAAACAACTCGATGATTTGTTGGGGATGCTTGAAAAACAACAAGCCCTAATCACTACGAGTCTTCAACTAAAGCCGGTTATAGCGTCTAGTGAAGAAAGTCGTGCGGTAAAGGATATTCCCACACTTGTTGGTGAATTACTGAAGCCAGTGAGCAACAGTTCTAAGGTGTCTGTTGAAATGCAAGAGGCGTTAAAAGAACTTGAAGCAGGAGAAGGGAAGGTTGTTCCGAAGCTCCAAAGTGGAGAAGAACTTCAAACTCCCAAAGAATCCATAGAAGTGAAAGCGACTCCAGATCTAGCTGCGCAGCCTTTAACGATGACAGCAGATGCTGGAAAGGTTGCCGGGACTCTTGTAAAAGCAGAAGCCAGTCTACAGCCAGTTCCATTAGTACGTTTACCCAATCTTCTAGAAGACCTCGGCGGGATGTTGAAAAATTCAATGCGCTTAGTCGACGGCCAAGAAGGTATGAAAATGCGTGTTAATATTTTCCCGGAACATTTGGGACACCTTGAAATCTTATTGACATCAACCAATGGCAAGCTAGCCGCTCAAATTATGGCAAGCACACCGATGGCAAAAGAAGCGATTGAACTTCAGCTAAATCAGTTGAGAACTTCATTGATTCAACAGGGTGTGGAAGTTGAAAAAATTGAAGTGCTCGAACAAAGCCCACAGCAGCCTTTTAATCAGCAACAACCTCATGCAGAACAGCGGTTTACGCAACAACAAAGTAAAAATTCGCGTAGTGGTCATAGCTATTTTCAGTCTGAAGAAGACGTAGTTAAAGAAACAACAAAGCGATTGCCTGAAGGCTTACCAAAAGTAGATTACACCGTATAG
- the fliJ gene encoding flagellar export protein FliJ, which produces MLNGYPHNLEGFKLTQFNFRFQKILDLKENEKGFAQIQMAEAIKQHEVGHQQKRMIQKKISDAELLKNAKQQSGVNISELRMLEDYIYQLQGQSLSSERELEHLQKKVSASQGVLQEKAKEEKTWENLKQQKLTHFQEENKAAEQSFFDEMASTRFYRLAKANNLAEGT; this is translated from the coding sequence GTGTTGAACGGCTATCCGCACAATTTGGAGGGATTTAAACTGACACAATTCAACTTTCGATTTCAAAAGATATTGGATTTAAAAGAAAATGAAAAGGGCTTTGCGCAGATCCAAATGGCTGAAGCTATCAAACAACATGAAGTAGGACATCAGCAAAAAAGAATGATTCAAAAGAAAATCTCAGATGCTGAGTTATTAAAAAATGCCAAACAGCAAAGTGGCGTCAACATTTCAGAACTTCGCATGTTAGAAGACTATATTTATCAGCTTCAAGGTCAATCGCTTTCTTCCGAAAGAGAATTGGAACATTTACAGAAAAAAGTTTCAGCGTCTCAAGGTGTATTGCAAGAAAAAGCGAAAGAAGAAAAAACGTGGGAAAACTTAAAGCAACAAAAGTTAACACATTTCCAAGAAGAAAACAAAGCGGCCGAACAAAGCTTTTTTGACGAAATGGCCAGTACGCGGTTTTATCGCTTAGCTAAGGCAAATAACTTGGCGGAAGGGACTTGA
- the fliG gene encoding flagellar motor switch protein FliG codes for MVRGIHDLTGIQKVAILLVGLGPEVSIEIFKQLTEPEIDQLTMEISNVRQLKNSQTERVINEFYEMILAQDYMNEGGLVYARNILEQALGKDKAMDTISRLSNRLQVKPFSFARKADPNQILNILQHEQAQTIALVLSYLDAKQSSKILSELPSSKQVEVARRIALMESTSPDVIHQVEQILERKLTATGSQDYTATGGVEAIVRVLSNVDRSTEKSILGELEKDNAELVSEIKKRMFVFEDIVKLESRSVQRIVREVSDADLTFALKVASEEVKNSIYQNMSTRRAEAIHEEIEVMGPVKLKDVENAQTNIVGLIRSMEEKGEIDVSRGGGEEIIV; via the coding sequence GCCATTTTATTGGTTGGTTTGGGACCTGAAGTTTCTATTGAGATATTCAAGCAATTGACCGAGCCAGAAATTGATCAACTGACGATGGAGATTTCCAATGTTCGGCAGTTGAAAAACAGTCAAACGGAAAGAGTCATTAATGAATTTTATGAAATGATTTTGGCGCAGGATTATATGAATGAGGGTGGGTTGGTTTATGCCCGAAACATTCTCGAACAAGCGCTGGGGAAAGACAAAGCAATGGACACGATTAGTCGTTTGTCGAACCGACTTCAAGTAAAACCGTTTAGTTTTGCTCGAAAAGCAGACCCTAATCAGATTTTAAACATTCTTCAACACGAACAAGCGCAAACCATTGCGTTAGTGCTGTCTTATTTAGATGCGAAACAATCCTCTAAAATTTTGTCTGAGCTACCAAGTAGCAAACAAGTGGAAGTTGCAAGACGTATTGCTTTAATGGAAAGCACTTCCCCAGACGTTATCCATCAAGTCGAGCAAATTTTGGAACGGAAGCTGACTGCGACTGGCAGCCAAGATTACACCGCGACTGGAGGAGTTGAAGCCATTGTTCGCGTGTTGAGCAATGTGGACCGCAGTACAGAAAAATCCATTTTGGGCGAACTTGAAAAAGACAATGCCGAACTGGTTTCAGAAATCAAGAAACGGATGTTTGTCTTTGAGGACATCGTCAAACTTGAAAGTCGTTCTGTTCAACGAATTGTCCGTGAAGTTAGCGATGCTGATTTGACATTTGCATTAAAAGTAGCAAGCGAAGAAGTGAAAAACAGCATTTATCAAAATATGTCGACACGTCGAGCAGAGGCTATCCATGAAGAAATCGAAGTTATGGGTCCAGTAAAACTGAAAGATGTAGAAAATGCGCAAACAAATATTGTTGGCTTGATTCGTAGTATGGAAGAAAAAGGAGAAATTGATGTATCGCGTGGAGGAGGAGAAGAAATAATTGTCTAA
- the flgD gene encoding flagellar hook assembly protein FlgD, producing MNISTATTGAATAAAPVAKTAPTNALGQDAFLKILVTQMQHQDPMEPLKDTEFIGQMAQFTSLEQLTNLNKTMTQFVNNQGNSSLADYAHLIGTSVKWQSETASGEGIVKALSSKNGEVMAELEGSDVKVPINSIIHIEKTTAPANKQETV from the coding sequence ATGAACATTTCGACAGCGACAACGGGAGCGGCTACTGCCGCAGCGCCAGTGGCCAAGACGGCACCAACAAATGCACTTGGACAAGATGCATTCCTTAAAATTCTAGTGACTCAAATGCAACACCAAGATCCGATGGAGCCGTTAAAGGACACCGAATTTATTGGCCAAATGGCTCAATTTACAAGCCTCGAACAATTGACCAATCTAAATAAAACGATGACGCAATTCGTCAACAATCAAGGAAATTCGTCATTGGCAGATTATGCGCATTTAATCGGAACATCGGTTAAGTGGCAGTCCGAAACAGCGTCAGGTGAAGGAATTGTCAAAGCCTTGTCCAGTAAAAACGGAGAAGTAATGGCAGAGCTTGAAGGATCAGATGTAAAAGTGCCAATCAACTCAATCATTCATATTGAAAAAACGACAGCACCAGCTAATAAACAAGAAACTGTGTAA
- a CDS encoding FliH/SctL family protein, whose amino-acid sequence MSNIIRLSQPLSEEMKIIQTRKIETQKPVFTDPKIDPRQQQQQLLQEINELEAKREQLQAQLVNDQQNAQREIDEWWQEKQQESQQHAQRVEQQAKQQGFQAGFTEGLEQAEQDSVEKRAEMTRLLEIAYEEKATIIQQAEPFLLSLSVTIAEKVIHNELIQDRQQLLSIIQHALKQVEEAEDVTMQVSPEDYSVIIPFLEELKTYIKADSELKLVPVANLTSGGCRIHTASGSYDAMIDHQLEEIKNQLLAYCEEKTNDELVGR is encoded by the coding sequence TTGTCTAATATTATTCGACTTTCCCAGCCTCTTTCTGAAGAAATGAAAATTATTCAGACACGCAAAATTGAGACTCAAAAACCTGTTTTTACTGATCCCAAAATAGATCCGAGGCAACAGCAACAGCAGTTGCTTCAAGAAATCAATGAATTGGAAGCTAAGCGAGAGCAATTGCAGGCTCAACTCGTAAACGATCAGCAAAATGCACAACGAGAAATCGATGAGTGGTGGCAAGAAAAGCAACAAGAATCACAACAGCATGCGCAAAGAGTCGAACAACAAGCAAAGCAACAAGGGTTTCAGGCTGGATTTACAGAAGGACTGGAACAAGCGGAGCAAGACAGCGTTGAAAAACGAGCAGAAATGACTCGTTTACTGGAAATAGCCTATGAAGAAAAGGCCACTATTATTCAGCAAGCCGAACCTTTCTTGCTGTCACTGAGTGTGACGATTGCCGAAAAAGTGATCCATAACGAACTGATACAAGATAGACAGCAGTTATTGAGCATTATTCAGCACGCATTAAAGCAAGTAGAAGAAGCTGAAGACGTCACGATGCAAGTTTCTCCCGAAGATTACTCGGTCATTATTCCCTTTTTAGAGGAGTTAAAAACCTATATCAAAGCCGATTCAGAATTAAAACTAGTTCCTGTAGCGAATCTGACATCAGGTGGCTGCAGAATTCATACAGCGAGTGGATCTTATGATGCGATGATTGATCATCAACTAGAAGAAATCAAAAATCAATTGCTCGCTTACTGTGAGGAGAAAACCAACGATGAACTTGTGGGAAGATGA